Proteins encoded in a region of the Sterolibacterium denitrificans genome:
- a CDS encoding hemagglutinin repeat-containing protein, whose product MFSRSTTANFHQSTHHDQHSTVAAGKDVTVVATGAEERSDITVQGSSVSAGRDVSLIAEDEIKLLAAENTANQQSSSHSSSASIGVSLNLGVQTGLSVGVAASKGTGQADGQDTAWTNARLSAGETASLASGGDTTLKGAIVEAPQVIADVGGNLAIESLQDTGTYDSQQHSNGFSISVPILGGVPDLKRIGGSIGGGKSNIDSDYASVNEQSGIRAGDEGFDVQVGGGTTLTGGAITSTQPAIDEGKNHFETGGKLTLADITNQAEYEGKGASINLGAGISLDGKLTPQGTSAGVGEDENSAGSMTLATISDIAGNKNARTGDAETGIAPIFDAEKVQREIDAQVQITQTLTHQAHQVVDAYVQTERKSLQEQLKTVETAADKAVIQQQLDDLLLQERVMNVLIGAVTGMGGTALTRGTLSAAADEMRRITIENSERFAGVTDGTTKLDNISGESEGVRGDGVKTGGTRADLDILCGTDNKRCATNSDGSLNLNEKGQVVFLPSEADGKTLAEFLETDEGKKAAGLTGGIQGWKGTFFGIPYAAGSWMDKLVESFGGSHDFLGGQVTGLYDEQGNIKRDMSDIERAAYNTWSVAAIVPSAPFAMAELLPPQVWQAISIFLKDAK is encoded by the coding sequence ATATTTTCCAGGTCGACTACAGCAAACTTTCACCAGAGCACCCACCATGACCAACACAGCACTGTCGCGGCGGGCAAGGATGTGACCGTCGTGGCGACCGGCGCGGAAGAACGCAGCGACATCACCGTGCAAGGCAGCAGCGTCTCCGCCGGGCGAGACGTCAGTCTGATCGCCGAAGATGAGATCAAACTGCTGGCCGCCGAGAACACGGCCAACCAGCAAAGCAGTAGCCACAGCAGCAGCGCGAGCATCGGCGTGAGCCTCAACCTGGGTGTCCAGACCGGCCTGAGCGTAGGCGTTGCGGCCAGCAAGGGCACGGGCCAGGCCGATGGGCAGGACACGGCATGGACGAACGCACGCCTCAGTGCCGGTGAAACGGCGAGCCTGGCTTCGGGCGGGGACACCACGCTCAAGGGCGCGATCGTCGAAGCCCCGCAGGTCATTGCCGACGTCGGCGGCAACCTGGCCATCGAAAGCCTCCAGGACACCGGCACCTACGACAGCCAGCAGCACAGCAACGGATTCAGCATCAGCGTACCGATCCTCGGCGGCGTACCCGACCTGAAACGGATCGGCGGCAGCATCGGCGGTGGCAAGTCAAACATCGACAGCGACTACGCGAGCGTCAATGAACAGTCCGGCATCCGCGCCGGCGACGAAGGCTTCGACGTGCAAGTCGGAGGGGGTACCACGCTCACCGGCGGCGCCATCACCAGCACGCAGCCGGCCATCGACGAGGGCAAGAACCATTTCGAGACCGGCGGCAAACTCACCCTCGCCGACATCACCAACCAAGCCGAATACGAAGGCAAGGGCGCCAGCATCAATCTCGGCGCGGGCATCAGTCTCGACGGCAAACTCACGCCCCAAGGCACCAGCGCGGGAGTGGGAGAAGACGAAAACAGCGCCGGCAGCATGACGCTGGCCACCATCTCCGACATCGCCGGCAACAAAAACGCCCGAACCGGTGATGCCGAAACCGGCATCGCCCCCATTTTCGATGCGGAGAAGGTGCAGAGGGAAATCGATGCGCAGGTGCAAATCACGCAAACCCTCACCCATCAGGCGCACCAAGTGGTGGATGCCTACGTGCAGACCGAACGCAAATCCCTGCAAGAGCAACTCAAGACCGTCGAGACAGCAGCCGACAAGGCAGTAATTCAGCAGCAACTCGACGATCTGCTCCTGCAGGAGCGGGTGATGAACGTGCTGATCGGCGCCGTGACCGGCATGGGCGGCACGGCGCTGACCAGGGGAACCCTCTCGGCGGCAGCGGATGAGATGCGCAGGATTACCATCGAGAACTCGGAACGCTTCGCGGGCGTGACCGATGGAACAACGAAACTCGACAACATATCGGGAGAAAGCGAGGGGGTGCGAGGAGATGGAGTCAAGACCGGTGGCACGCGGGCCGATCTGGATATCCTGTGCGGGACGGATAACAAGCGATGCGCAACGAATAGTGATGGAAGTTTGAATCTTAATGAGAAGGGACAGGTTGTGTTCTTGCCGTCGGAAGCCGATGGTAAAACCTTGGCAGAGTTTCTCGAAACTGACGAAGGGAAGAAGGCAGCCGGCCTGACCGGCGGTATTCAGGGCTGGAAGGGGACATTCTTCGGTATCCCCTACGCTGCCGGCAGTTGGATGGACAAGCTCGTGGAATCCTTCGGCGGGTCGCATGACTTCCTCGGCGGACAAGTCACAGGGTTGTATGACGAACAGGGGAACATCAAGCGGGATATGAGTGATATCGAAAGAGCCGCCTACAACACTTGGAGTGTGGCCGCAATTGTGCCTTCGGCTCCTTTTGCGATGGCCGAGTTGTTACCGCCACAGGTATGGCAGGCGATTTCCATTTTCCTGAAGGATGCAAAATGA